One part of the Methylobacterium terrae genome encodes these proteins:
- the phaR gene encoding polyhydroxyalkanoate synthesis repressor PhaR, which translates to MAESGKSTPTVIKKYANRRLYHTGTSTYVTLEDLAAMVQAGEDFVVYDAKSGEDITRSVLTQIIFEQENKAGAENLLPVAFLRQLIRFYGDSMRAMVPSFLEHSMHHLAREQDGLREKMSQTFGPTAFQHAMEEQVRANMSFFNEAMRMFTPFGPGGQPAADDKPAEAPAAPPATAPKGELDDIKRQMAEMQSRLEALAKK; encoded by the coding sequence ATGGCGGAGAGCGGCAAGTCGACACCCACCGTCATCAAGAAGTACGCCAACCGGCGTCTCTATCACACCGGGACCTCGACCTACGTCACGCTCGAGGACCTCGCCGCCATGGTGCAGGCCGGCGAGGATTTCGTGGTCTACGACGCCAAGTCGGGCGAGGACATCACCCGTTCGGTGCTGACCCAGATCATCTTCGAGCAGGAGAACAAGGCGGGGGCCGAGAACCTGCTGCCGGTGGCGTTCCTGCGCCAGCTGATCCGCTTCTACGGCGACAGCATGCGGGCGATGGTGCCGAGTTTCCTCGAGCACTCCATGCATCACCTCGCCCGCGAGCAGGATGGTCTGCGCGAGAAGATGTCCCAGACTTTCGGTCCCACCGCCTTCCAGCACGCCATGGAGGAGCAGGTGCGGGCCAACATGAGCTTCTTCAACGAGGCCATGCGGATGTTCACGCCGTTCGGACCCGGCGGCCAGCCCGCCGCCGACGACAAGCCGGCCGAGGCACCCGCGGCGCCCCCGGCCACCGCGCCGAAGGGCGAGCTCGACGACATCAAGCGCCAGATGGCCGAGATGCAGAGCCGGCTCGAGGCCCTGGCCAAGAAGTAG
- a CDS encoding acetyl-CoA C-acetyltransferase, with amino-acid sequence MAEKADIVIVGAARTPVGSFNGAFATVPAHKLGAVAIKAALERAKVSPEEVDEVIFGQVLAAGEGQNPARQAAMAAGIPQEKTAWGLNQLCGSGLRTVAVGMQQIANGDADIIVAGGQESMSMAPHAQYLRGGQKMGDLKLVDTMLKDGLMDAFNGYHMGNTAENIAQQWQLTREEQDSFAARSQNKAEAAKKEGRFKDEIAPVTVPGRKGDVVVDADEYIREGATPEGMAKLKPAFSKDGTVTAGNASGINDGAAALVLMSAAEAEKRGLKPLARIASWATAGVDPKIMGTGPIPASRKALEKAGWKASDLDLIEANEAFAAQALAVNKDLGFDDSKVNVNGGAIAIGHPIGASGARVLVTLLHEMQRRDAKKGLATLCIGGGMGVAMCLER; translated from the coding sequence ATGGCTGAGAAGGCTGATATCGTCATCGTGGGGGCCGCCCGCACCCCGGTCGGCTCGTTCAACGGGGCTTTCGCCACCGTGCCGGCCCACAAGCTCGGCGCGGTCGCCATCAAGGCGGCCCTGGAGCGGGCCAAGGTCTCCCCCGAGGAGGTCGACGAGGTGATCTTCGGCCAGGTGCTCGCCGCCGGCGAGGGCCAGAACCCGGCCCGCCAGGCCGCCATGGCCGCCGGCATCCCGCAGGAGAAGACCGCCTGGGGCCTCAACCAGCTCTGCGGCTCGGGGCTTCGCACCGTCGCGGTCGGCATGCAGCAGATCGCCAACGGCGACGCCGACATCATCGTGGCCGGCGGCCAGGAATCGATGTCGATGGCGCCCCACGCCCAGTACCTGCGCGGCGGCCAGAAGATGGGCGACCTCAAGCTCGTCGACACGATGCTGAAGGACGGCCTGATGGACGCCTTCAACGGCTACCACATGGGCAACACCGCCGAGAACATCGCCCAGCAGTGGCAGCTGACCCGCGAGGAGCAGGACAGCTTCGCGGCCCGCTCGCAGAACAAGGCCGAGGCCGCCAAGAAGGAAGGCCGCTTCAAGGACGAGATCGCCCCCGTCACCGTGCCCGGCCGCAAGGGCGACGTGGTGGTCGATGCCGACGAGTACATCCGCGAGGGCGCGACGCCCGAGGGCATGGCCAAGCTGAAGCCGGCCTTCTCGAAGGACGGCACCGTCACCGCCGGCAACGCGTCCGGCATCAACGACGGCGCCGCCGCCCTGGTGTTGATGTCGGCCGCCGAGGCCGAGAAGCGCGGCCTCAAGCCGCTCGCCCGCATCGCCTCCTGGGCTACCGCCGGCGTCGACCCGAAGATCATGGGCACCGGCCCGATCCCGGCCTCGCGCAAGGCCCTCGAGAAGGCCGGCTGGAAGGCCTCCGACCTCGACCTGATCGAGGCCAACGAGGCCTTCGCCGCCCAGGCGCTCGCGGTCAACAAGGACCTCGGCTTCGACGATTCGAAGGTGAACGTGAACGGCGGCGCCATCGCCATCGGCCACCCGATCGGCGCGTCCGGCGCCCGCGTCCTCGTCACCCTGCTGCACGAGATGCAGCGCCGCGACGCCAAGAAGGGCCTCGCCACCCTGTGCATCGGCGGCGGCATGGGCGTCGCCATGTGCCTCGAGCGCTGA
- the phbB gene encoding acetoacetyl-CoA reductase, which produces MAERVALVTGGTRGIGAAISKGLKEAGYKVAANYGGNDEAAQAFKDETGIPVFKFDVGDAAACEAGIRAAEAELGPIDILVNNAGITRDGMFHKMTFEQWQAVIRTNLDSMFTCTRPLIDGMRSRGFGRIILISSINGQKGQMGQTNYSAAKAGVIGFAKALAQENANKGVTVNVIAPGYIATEMVKAIAPEVLKAKILPHIPVGRLGEAEEIARAVEFLAGEHAGFITGSTLTINGGQYFA; this is translated from the coding sequence ATGGCAGAACGCGTCGCACTGGTCACCGGTGGCACCCGCGGCATCGGCGCCGCGATCTCGAAGGGGCTGAAGGAGGCCGGCTACAAGGTCGCGGCGAATTACGGCGGCAACGACGAGGCCGCGCAGGCCTTCAAGGACGAGACCGGCATCCCGGTCTTCAAGTTCGACGTCGGCGACGCCGCCGCCTGCGAGGCCGGCATCCGCGCGGCGGAAGCCGAGCTCGGCCCGATCGACATCCTGGTCAACAATGCCGGCATCACCCGCGACGGCATGTTCCACAAGATGACCTTCGAGCAGTGGCAGGCGGTGATCCGCACCAACCTCGACTCGATGTTCACCTGCACCCGTCCGCTGATCGACGGCATGCGCTCCCGCGGCTTCGGCCGCATCATCCTGATCTCGTCCATCAACGGCCAGAAGGGCCAGATGGGCCAGACCAACTACTCCGCCGCCAAGGCCGGCGTGATCGGCTTTGCCAAGGCGCTGGCGCAGGAGAACGCCAACAAGGGCGTCACCGTCAACGTGATCGCGCCCGGCTACATCGCCACCGAGATGGTCAAGGCGATCGCCCCCGAGGTCTTGAAGGCCAAGATCCTGCCGCACATCCCGGTCGGCCGCCTCGGCGAGGCCGAGGAGATCGCCCGCGCGGTCGAGTTCCTGGCCGGCGAGCACGCGGGCTTCATCACCGGCTCGACGCTGACCATCAACGGCGGCCAGTACTTCGCTTGA
- a CDS encoding ABC transporter substrate-binding protein — MSKALARTTALAAGLCLAVAAQAQTPAPKGASDGVVKIGILNDQSGVYADFGGRGSVEAAKMAVEDFGGKVLDVPVQIVDADHQNKPDIASNVARQWYDTDRVDAIMELTTSSVALAVQGLSKEKRKITIVDGAATSDLTGKQCTPYGFHWAYDTHALAVGTGGSLVETGGDTWFFLTADYAFGSALQADVTQYVTQKGGKVVGAVRHPLSAQDFSSFLLQAQGSGAKIIGLANAGLDTSNAIKQAAEFGIVQGGQRLAALLFTLSEVHGLGLKAAQGIVLTEGYYWDLDDQARAFAKRFMAKTGKMPNMIQAGTYSSVTHYLKAVKAAGTDDTDAVAAKMRELKVDDFFGRGGTVQANGRMVHDMYLFQVKTPAESKAPWDYYKLLATIPGDKAFLSAKASGCPLTQ, encoded by the coding sequence TTGAGCAAGGCGCTCGCCCGCACCACCGCGCTCGCCGCCGGTCTCTGCCTCGCCGTCGCCGCGCAGGCGCAGACGCCGGCCCCCAAAGGCGCCTCCGACGGCGTGGTGAAGATCGGCATCCTCAACGACCAGTCCGGCGTCTACGCCGATTTCGGCGGCCGCGGCTCGGTCGAGGCGGCGAAGATGGCGGTCGAGGATTTCGGGGGCAAGGTCCTCGACGTGCCGGTGCAGATCGTCGACGCCGACCACCAGAACAAGCCGGACATCGCCTCGAACGTCGCCCGGCAATGGTACGACACCGACCGCGTCGACGCGATCATGGAGCTGACCACCTCCTCGGTGGCGCTCGCCGTGCAGGGCCTGTCGAAGGAGAAGCGCAAGATCACCATCGTGGACGGCGCCGCGACCTCGGACCTCACCGGCAAGCAGTGCACGCCGTACGGCTTCCACTGGGCCTACGACACCCACGCGCTCGCCGTCGGCACCGGCGGCTCGCTGGTCGAGACCGGCGGCGACACCTGGTTCTTCCTCACCGCCGACTACGCCTTCGGCTCGGCGCTCCAGGCCGACGTCACCCAGTACGTGACCCAGAAGGGCGGCAAGGTGGTGGGCGCGGTGCGCCACCCCTTGAGCGCCCAGGACTTCTCCTCGTTCCTGCTCCAGGCGCAAGGCTCGGGCGCCAAGATCATCGGGCTCGCCAATGCCGGGCTCGACACCTCGAACGCGATCAAGCAGGCGGCGGAGTTCGGCATCGTCCAGGGCGGCCAGCGCCTCGCGGCCCTGCTCTTCACCCTCTCCGAGGTCCACGGCCTCGGCCTCAAGGCGGCGCAGGGCATCGTGCTGACGGAGGGCTATTACTGGGACCTCGACGACCAGGCCCGGGCCTTCGCCAAGCGGTTCATGGCGAAGACCGGCAAGATGCCGAACATGATCCAGGCCGGCACCTACTCGTCGGTCACGCACTACCTCAAGGCCGTGAAAGCCGCCGGCACCGACGACACCGACGCGGTGGCGGCCAAGATGCGCGAATTGAAGGTCGACGACTTCTTCGGCCGCGGCGGCACGGTGCAGGCCAACGGCCGCATGGTCCACGACATGTACCTGTTCCAGGTCAAGACGCCGGCCGAGTCGAAGGCGCCGTGGGACTACTACAAGCTGCTGGCGACGATCCCGGGCGACAAGGCGTTCCTGTCGGCCAAGGCGAGCGGCTGCCCGCTGACGCAGTAA
- the secA gene encoding preprotein translocase subunit SecA, giving the protein MLGSLAKKIFGSSNDRRVKGYRPRVQAINALEPELAALSDEALRARTDALKAELAAGKTLDDILVPAFATVREAAKRVLGQRHFDVQMIGGMVLHESGIAEMKTGEGKTLVATLATYLNALSGKGVHVVTVNDYLARRDAEWMGRVYRFLGLTTGIIVHGLDDVERKAAYACDITYGTNNEYGFDYLRDNMKYELGQMVQRGHNFAIVDEVDSILIDEARTPLIISGPIDDRSDLYTAIDAVMPRLVREDYDLDEKQRTVSLTEAGNEHIEEVLREAGILKEGDLYDAHNVTLVHHVNQALRAHTLFTRDKDYIVRNDEVVIIDEFTGRMMPGRRYSEGLHQALEAKERVEIQPENQTLASITFQNYFRLYKHLAGMTGTASTEADEFQEIYNLEVVEIPTNKEVERVDEDDEVYRTVDEKYAAIIKEIDRAHSRLQPVLVGTGSIERSEHLASLLQQHGYKPLDYSDPSALEDVYAAAREGRVTKRFAVLNARFHEQEAYIVAEAGVPGAITIATNMAGRGTDIKLGGNLDMRIEQELANVPEGPERDARIAGLKAEIDQNRARVLASGEPADPAAGRKNPLPGGLYIVGTERNESRRIDNQLRGRSGRQGDPGRSKFYLSLQDDLMRIFGSDRMDGMLQRLGLEEGEAIIHPWINKAIAKAQQKVEARNFDMRKNVLKYDNVMNDQRKVVFEQRREFMAQDSVRETVDEMRQGVIEDVVARHVPEDAYPEQWDIAGLRESVTRDLNLDVPVEDWAKEEGIADEEIRERLRKAADEAYAERTARNTPEVMAYVEKQVLLQSLDHLWREHLVTLDHLRQVIGWRGIAQRDPLNEYKSEAFDLFNGLVGNLREQVTGQLMRVEIMYQEPEAQTLPPMFAQHLDPVTGENEFAYAEGAAGGGGGAYEFAGQALNPDAPVLERNPDDAATWGRVGRNEPCPCGSGKKYKHCHGRFAADDV; this is encoded by the coding sequence ATGCTCGGTTCCCTTGCCAAGAAAATCTTCGGGTCGTCCAACGACCGCCGGGTGAAGGGATACCGACCCCGCGTCCAGGCCATCAACGCCCTCGAGCCCGAGCTGGCGGCCCTGTCCGACGAGGCCCTGCGCGCCCGCACCGACGCCCTGAAGGCCGAGCTCGCCGCCGGCAAGACCCTCGACGACATCCTGGTCCCGGCCTTCGCCACGGTGCGCGAGGCGGCCAAGCGCGTGCTCGGCCAGCGCCACTTCGACGTGCAGATGATCGGCGGCATGGTGCTGCACGAGAGCGGCATCGCCGAGATGAAGACCGGCGAGGGCAAGACCCTGGTGGCGACGCTCGCCACCTACCTCAATGCGCTCTCGGGCAAGGGCGTCCACGTCGTCACCGTCAACGACTACCTCGCCCGCCGCGACGCGGAGTGGATGGGCCGGGTCTACCGCTTCCTCGGTCTCACCACCGGCATCATCGTCCACGGCCTCGACGACGTCGAGCGCAAGGCGGCCTATGCCTGCGACATCACCTACGGCACCAACAACGAGTACGGCTTCGATTATCTTCGCGACAACATGAAGTACGAGCTGGGCCAGATGGTCCAGCGCGGCCACAACTTCGCGATCGTCGACGAGGTCGATTCGATCCTGATCGACGAGGCGCGCACGCCGCTGATCATCTCGGGGCCGATCGACGACCGCTCCGACCTCTACACCGCCATCGACGCGGTGATGCCGCGCCTCGTGCGCGAGGATTACGACCTCGACGAGAAGCAGCGCACCGTCTCGCTGACCGAGGCCGGCAACGAGCACATCGAGGAAGTGCTGCGCGAGGCCGGCATCCTCAAGGAGGGCGACCTCTACGACGCCCACAACGTGACGCTCGTCCACCACGTCAACCAGGCTTTGCGCGCCCACACCCTGTTCACCCGCGACAAGGACTACATCGTCCGCAACGACGAGGTGGTGATCATCGACGAGTTCACCGGCCGCATGATGCCCGGCCGGCGCTACTCGGAAGGGCTCCACCAGGCGCTGGAAGCCAAGGAGCGGGTCGAGATTCAGCCCGAGAACCAGACGCTCGCCTCGATCACCTTCCAGAACTACTTCCGCCTCTACAAGCATCTCGCCGGCATGACCGGCACCGCCTCGACCGAGGCCGACGAGTTCCAGGAGATCTACAACCTCGAAGTGGTCGAGATTCCGACCAACAAGGAGGTCGAGCGCGTCGACGAGGACGACGAGGTCTACCGCACCGTCGACGAGAAGTACGCCGCGATCATCAAGGAGATCGACCGGGCGCATTCGCGCCTGCAGCCGGTGCTGGTCGGCACCGGGTCGATCGAGCGCTCGGAGCACCTCGCGTCGCTGCTTCAGCAGCACGGCTACAAGCCGCTCGACTACAGCGACCCGTCGGCGCTCGAGGACGTCTACGCCGCCGCCCGCGAGGGCCGGGTGACCAAGCGCTTCGCGGTGCTGAACGCCCGCTTCCACGAGCAGGAGGCCTACATCGTGGCCGAGGCCGGCGTGCCGGGCGCGATCACCATCGCCACCAACATGGCCGGGCGCGGCACCGACATCAAGCTCGGCGGCAACCTCGACATGCGCATCGAGCAGGAGCTCGCCAACGTCCCCGAGGGGCCGGAGCGCGACGCCCGCATCGCCGGCCTCAAGGCCGAGATCGACCAGAACCGCGCCCGGGTGCTGGCCTCGGGCGAGCCCGCCGACCCGGCCGCCGGCCGCAAGAACCCCCTTCCGGGCGGCCTCTACATCGTCGGCACCGAGCGCAACGAGAGCCGGCGCATCGACAACCAGCTCCGCGGCCGCTCCGGCCGCCAGGGCGATCCCGGCCGCTCGAAGTTCTACCTCTCGCTTCAGGACGACCTGATGCGGATCTTCGGCTCCGACCGCATGGACGGCATGCTCCAGCGCCTCGGGCTCGAGGAGGGCGAGGCGATCATCCACCCCTGGATCAACAAGGCGATCGCCAAGGCGCAGCAGAAGGTCGAAGCGCGCAACTTCGACATGCGCAAGAACGTGCTCAAGTACGACAACGTCATGAACGACCAGCGCAAGGTCGTGTTCGAGCAGCGCCGCGAGTTCATGGCGCAGGACAGCGTGCGCGAGACCGTCGACGAGATGCGCCAGGGCGTGATCGAGGACGTGGTGGCGCGCCACGTGCCGGAGGACGCCTATCCGGAGCAGTGGGACATCGCGGGCCTGCGCGAGAGCGTCACCCGCGACCTCAACCTCGACGTGCCGGTCGAGGACTGGGCCAAGGAAGAGGGCATCGCCGACGAGGAGATCCGCGAGCGCCTGCGCAAGGCCGCCGACGAGGCTTACGCCGAGCGCACCGCCCGCAACACGCCCGAGGTGATGGCCTACGTCGAGAAGCAGGTTCTGCTCCAGAGCCTCGACCACCTCTGGCGCGAGCACCTCGTCACCCTCGACCACCTGCGCCAGGTGATCGGCTGGCGCGGCATCGCCCAGCGCGATCCGCTCAACGAGTACAAGTCGGAGGCGTTCGACCTGTTCAACGGCCTCGTCGGCAACTTGCGCGAGCAGGTGACCGGCCAGCTGATGCGGGTCGAGATCATGTACCAGGAGCCGGAGGCCCAGACGCTGCCGCCGATGTTCGCCCAGCACCTCGACCCCGTCACCGGCGAGAACGAGTTCGCCTACGCGGAGGGTGCGGCCGGTGGGGGAGGGGGCGCCTACGAGTTCGCCGGCCAGGCGCTCAACCCCGACGCCCCGGTGCTGGAGCGCAACCCCGACGACGCCGCCACCTGGGGCCGGGTCGGGCGCAACGAGCCCTGCCCCTGCGGCTCGGGCAAGAAGTACAAGCACTGCCACGGCCGCTTCGCCGCGGACGACGTCTGA
- a CDS encoding FAD-dependent monooxygenase, with the protein MPASTTLYDTIIAGAGPVGLFLACELSLAGCSVLVLERARDPSSPLKRAPFGIRGLSVPTIESLDRRGLLDGIVADMAVRAPAEAAHWMTRSRRPAGHFAGIQFFHDQVDAARWPRRLPGPVGTLAAEMASIEAVLTARAEASGVEILRGGGVRGFVRTGEAVVVQAGGGEFRGRWLVGCDGARSVVRKAAGIGFAGTEPEFTGYSAQAELADADALEPGRHYTAEGMYTFTPPGTIGMADFDGGAFHRSAPITRGHVEAVLRRISGTDVAVTRLELAATWTDRACQASAYRDGRVLLAGDAAHIHSPLGGQGLNLGLGDAMNLGWKLAATIRGDAPADLLDSYERERHPVGARVLDWSRAQVALMRPSRSSRALEAIIRDLIETPDGATYFAERSWGVTLRYDLGSDHPLVGCGVPDFVLSDGRRVGSLLRSGKGLLLDFDRNAPLQALADRRSARLSYVAADVRDRLGLCALLVRPDGIVAWASEASPDEAVAERVATQWFGN; encoded by the coding sequence ATGCCCGCATCGACGACCCTCTACGATACGATCATCGCCGGCGCAGGCCCCGTCGGCCTGTTCCTCGCCTGTGAGCTGTCGCTGGCCGGCTGCTCCGTGCTGGTCCTCGAACGGGCCCGCGATCCGTCCTCGCCGTTGAAGCGCGCCCCGTTCGGGATCCGCGGCCTGTCGGTCCCGACGATCGAGAGCCTGGATCGACGCGGCCTGCTGGACGGGATCGTGGCCGACATGGCCGTCCGCGCCCCGGCGGAGGCGGCGCATTGGATGACGCGGTCCCGCCGCCCGGCGGGCCACTTCGCCGGCATCCAGTTCTTCCACGATCAGGTCGACGCCGCGCGCTGGCCTCGTCGCCTTCCCGGCCCGGTCGGCACCCTCGCTGCGGAGATGGCGAGCATCGAAGCCGTCCTGACCGCGCGCGCAGAGGCATCGGGGGTCGAGATCCTGCGGGGCGGGGGAGTCCGGGGCTTCGTCCGGACGGGCGAGGCCGTCGTCGTCCAGGCGGGCGGCGGGGAATTCCGGGGACGTTGGCTCGTCGGTTGCGACGGCGCCCGCAGCGTGGTGCGCAAGGCGGCGGGCATCGGCTTTGCGGGCACCGAGCCGGAATTCACGGGCTACTCGGCCCAGGCCGAGCTGGCCGACGCCGACGCGCTCGAGCCCGGCCGCCACTACACCGCCGAGGGCATGTACACGTTCACGCCGCCCGGCACGATCGGCATGGCGGATTTCGACGGCGGCGCCTTCCATCGCTCCGCGCCGATCACGCGCGGGCACGTCGAGGCGGTCCTGCGCCGGATCTCGGGCACCGATGTCGCGGTAACCAGGCTCGAACTGGCCGCGACCTGGACCGACCGCGCCTGTCAGGCGAGCGCGTACCGCGACGGCCGCGTGCTGCTGGCCGGCGATGCGGCGCACATCCATTCGCCCCTCGGGGGCCAGGGCCTCAATCTCGGTCTCGGCGATGCGATGAACCTGGGCTGGAAGCTGGCAGCCACGATCCGTGGTGACGCGCCGGCGGACCTCCTCGACAGCTACGAGCGCGAGCGTCACCCGGTCGGTGCGCGCGTGCTCGACTGGTCGCGGGCCCAGGTCGCACTGATGCGGCCGAGCCGGAGCTCGCGGGCCCTCGAAGCCATCATCCGCGACCTCATCGAGACGCCGGACGGCGCAACCTACTTCGCCGAACGCTCGTGGGGCGTCACGCTCCGCTACGATCTCGGCAGCGATCATCCGCTGGTCGGGTGCGGCGTTCCCGATTTCGTGCTGAGCGACGGGCGACGGGTCGGCAGCCTCCTGCGCTCCGGCAAGGGCTTGCTCCTGGACTTCGACCGGAATGCGCCTCTCCAGGCCCTCGCGGACCGGCGCTCCGCACGGCTGAGCTATGTCGCGGCGGACGTGCGGGACCGGCTGGGCTTGTGCGCCCTGCTCGTGCGGCCCGACGGGATCGTCGCCTGGGCGAGCGAGGCCTCCCCCGACGAGGCGGTCGCCGAGCGGGTTGCAACGCAATGGTTCGGCAACTGA
- a CDS encoding GumC family protein: MPRVFSFAERSHSRLPDRLAGKGRKAARTPQPPAADAEAGPARGAEDGLSLGDVGRLLRRRKLVILLPTLAAFGLSVAFVQVVTPRYTAESKILLESRDSALTRLQQDRGELPQPIDEQAVASQVQVVMSRDLAREAIKQLGLVGNPEFDPLVQGVGGLQQVLVMLGLAQNPLDRDPLDRVLEKYYERLLVYPAGKSRILTVEFRSKDPELAARAANLISDLYLSSLAAAKVDTARYASTWLGSNIEALRSRVSEAEAKVETFRARNGLIGSGGTANQPLAAQQLAELSTQLTQARAAQADAGAKAKLIREMLKDGRGFEIPDVANNELIRRLVEQRIGLKSQLALEARTLLPQHPRMKELSAQLEGLETQIRAAADRTVRALENDSRIAGSRVESLQAAVDAQRTVVAKANGDEVALRALEREAKAQREQLESYLGRFREAAARDAASAAPADARVVSRAVVPDLPSFPKKLPIIVFATVIAFLFAVGGVVAKALLAGDPPGRGRGRPPVRRREAEPQPDASFVAAPRPLPAMPAAASAALAPEPEVIASPTPNPAAEPAPPAEPVPAVAQNPAPAPAARAPFEARYDLDVLVARLDAIETASGGRRVLLVGTGDEADLDGLARSLGRAAVLHGRALMVRLDGPRGAQPGLTDLVAGRADFTTVIQADAGPRLNLIGRGRGGPEALIAGRDALGLTFDALGEAYDWVIACLGDGFEAETWPLVSALAAWMDAVVIASNAEADDPRLVGLFDTAEAAGVPEVIVARDRVPAQVEMPSYPLRRTA, encoded by the coding sequence ATGCCCCGCGTGTTCTCCTTCGCCGAGCGGTCGCATTCCCGCCTGCCCGACCGCCTCGCCGGGAAGGGCCGGAAGGCCGCCCGCACGCCGCAGCCCCCGGCGGCGGACGCCGAGGCCGGGCCGGCGCGGGGAGCCGAGGACGGCCTCAGCCTCGGCGATGTCGGGCGCCTGCTGCGGCGGCGCAAGCTGGTCATCCTGCTGCCGACGCTCGCGGCCTTCGGGCTCTCCGTCGCCTTCGTGCAGGTGGTGACGCCGCGCTACACCGCCGAATCCAAGATCCTGCTCGAGAGCCGCGACAGCGCGCTCACGCGGCTGCAGCAGGATCGCGGCGAGCTGCCCCAGCCGATCGACGAGCAGGCCGTGGCGAGCCAGGTCCAGGTGGTGATGTCGCGCGACCTCGCCCGCGAGGCGATCAAGCAGCTCGGCCTCGTCGGCAACCCCGAATTCGATCCCCTGGTCCAGGGCGTCGGCGGGCTCCAGCAGGTGCTGGTGATGCTCGGCCTCGCCCAGAACCCCCTCGACCGCGACCCGCTCGACCGGGTGCTCGAGAAGTACTACGAGCGGCTCCTGGTCTATCCCGCCGGCAAGTCGCGCATCCTGACGGTCGAGTTCCGCTCGAAGGATCCCGAGCTGGCGGCGAGGGCCGCCAACCTGATCTCGGACCTCTACCTCTCCTCGCTCGCCGCCGCGAAGGTGGACACCGCCCGCTACGCCTCGACCTGGCTCGGCTCGAACATCGAGGCCCTGCGCAGCCGCGTCTCGGAGGCCGAGGCGAAGGTCGAGACGTTCCGGGCCCGCAACGGGCTGATCGGCAGCGGCGGCACGGCCAACCAGCCGCTCGCCGCCCAGCAGCTCGCCGAGCTCTCGACCCAGCTGACCCAGGCCCGCGCCGCCCAGGCCGATGCCGGCGCCAAGGCCAAGCTGATCCGCGAGATGCTGAAGGACGGCCGCGGCTTCGAGATCCCGGACGTCGCCAACAACGAGCTGATCCGCCGCCTGGTCGAGCAGCGCATCGGCCTGAAATCCCAGCTCGCCCTCGAGGCCCGCACGCTGCTGCCGCAGCATCCGCGCATGAAGGAGCTGAGCGCCCAGCTCGAAGGCCTCGAGACGCAGATCCGCGCCGCCGCCGACCGCACCGTGCGGGCGCTCGAGAACGATTCCCGCATCGCCGGCAGCCGGGTCGAGAGCCTCCAGGCGGCGGTGGACGCCCAGCGCACCGTGGTCGCCAAGGCGAACGGCGACGAGGTCGCGCTGCGGGCGCTGGAGCGCGAGGCGAAGGCCCAGCGCGAGCAGCTCGAATCCTATCTCGGCCGCTTCCGCGAGGCCGCGGCCCGCGACGCGGCGAGCGCAGCCCCCGCCGATGCCCGCGTGGTCTCCCGCGCGGTGGTGCCCGACCTGCCCTCCTTCCCCAAGAAGCTGCCGATCATCGTCTTTGCCACCGTCATCGCCTTCCTGTTCGCCGTCGGCGGCGTGGTGGCGAAGGCGCTACTCGCCGGCGATCCCCCGGGCCGCGGCCGGGGCCGCCCGCCCGTGCGCCGGCGCGAGGCCGAGCCGCAGCCGGACGCCTCCTTCGTCGCGGCCCCGCGCCCCTTGCCGGCGATGCCCGCGGCGGCCTCCGCCGCCCTCGCGCCCGAGCCGGAGGTGATCGCGAGCCCCACACCCAATCCCGCAGCGGAGCCGGCGCCGCCCGCCGAGCCGGTCCCCGCGGTCGCGCAAAATCCCGCGCCGGCGCCGGCCGCCCGGGCGCCGTTCGAGGCGCGCTACGACCTCGACGTGCTGGTGGCCCGGCTCGACGCGATCGAGACCGCGAGCGGCGGACGGCGGGTGCTGCTCGTCGGCACCGGCGACGAGGCGGATCTCGACGGCCTCGCCCGCAGCCTCGGCCGCGCGGCCGTGCTGCACGGCCGCGCCCTGATGGTGCGCCTCGATGGCCCGCGGGGCGCGCAACCGGGCCTGACCGACCTCGTCGCCGGGCGCGCCGACTTCACCACGGTGATCCAGGCCGATGCCGGACCGCGCCTCAACCTGATCGGCCGCGGCCGCGGCGGGCCCGAGGCCCTGATCGCCGGGCGCGACGCGCTCGGGCTCACCTTCGATGCGCTGGGCGAGGCCTACGACTGGGTGATCGCCTGCCTCGGCGACGGCTTCGAGGCCGAGACCTGGCCCCTGGTGAGCGCGCTCGCGGCGTGGATGGACGCGGTGGTGATCGCCTCGAACGCCGAGGCCGACGACCCGCGCCTCGTCGGCCTGTTCGACACCGCCGAGGCCGCCGGGGTGCCGGAGGTGATCGTCGCCCGGGACCGGGTGCCGGCCCAGGTCGAGATGCCGTCCTACCCGCTGCGCCGGACGGCGTGA